A window of Apium graveolens cultivar Ventura chromosome 8, ASM990537v1, whole genome shotgun sequence contains these coding sequences:
- the LOC141679523 gene encoding uncharacterized protein LOC141679523, with the protein MAIKAQDLANFMVECTITNQEVGGRKIHLKIWGKKESEGEQIKDKEFWVLYFDGASKTNSSGVGLVLQSPDGFLIEYAMKLDFPTTNNKAEYEVLIASMGDSKLVVSQVKGEFEARDETMVKYIRLVRVVMTQFDECHAEHISREENAKVDVVSKFAS; encoded by the coding sequence ATGGCGATCAAAGCCCAGGACTTGGCTAACTTTATGGTCGAATGTACCATcaccaaccaagaagtcgggggcaggaagatacacCTCAAGATATGGGGGAAAAAGGAGAGTGAAGGAGAGCAGATCAAGGACAAGGAATTCTGGGtactctattttgatggggcatcaaaaacaaattcaagtggagttGGACTAGTCTTGCAAAGTCCTGATGGGTTCctaattgaatatgctatgaagttggATTTTCCCACCACGAATAATAAAGCTGAatatgaagtcttaatagctagCATGGGAGACTCGAAGCTCGTGGTATCCCAAGTCAaaggagaatttgaagcaagggatgaaaCCATGGTGAAATATATACGCCTAGTGAGGgttgtgatgactcaattcgatgagtGCCATGCCGAGCACATTTCAAGAGAAGAAAATGCTAAGGTCGATGTGGTGTCCAAATTTGCCTCATGA